The DNA region GAAATGAGGCTCCGAGAGAcgctttaaagctgcagagctAAGCAGAACTGCATTGTCAGATGATAATTCTCTACGATTGCAATAGAGGCTGTTGTTAATATGAAACATTGCTTTAAGGTGTAAGATTTAAGATGTTAATACCAGAAGTGTGTATTCACCATTTGGCACCAACCTCTATGTCTCAAAATGTGGTTGGTTAAAGACCAGAGAAACTATCCTCCACCTTTGTCTGATGTATACCTgcctttgtttcctctccctGTGTCGCTCTTATGCAAGCCACCCActcactgcagtctgcagcaATGAGCTCAGCAGTTTTCACCAGGCGAGATCTGAGCAGACAGCTCAAACACGCCacagcgcagcagcagcagcagccgccccATAATTCAGGGCCGCTGTTCATCAGGTCAAACGCACCTCACAACAGCTTTTTTTCATCCTTTCGTGCTCAGCAGGAACGCCAGAGGAGCTCAGCTGACCTTCGCAGTGAGTGGGAGTGAGGCAGGAAGTCGGAGCGGAGACAAAGAAAGGGGCTTTTTCTGGAGGGAATACTCAGAAAAACCTCACTGAACTGCACgagtgtgttcacacacacgcactcactgTACGGTCTTTTCTCAAGGTCGATGTTCCATTATAACACTAATGTTGAAACGGCGGTCATCATCAGTTAAGCTGTGAAATTAATGTGGGTTTTATGACTTCTCCTGCCCCTGAAACACCGGCCAGATGATCACTGTTCCATGCTGCATTACCACTGGTGGTAGCAGAAGCCTATTCAGATAAGTTAAAGTACATTAAAATCCTAATTAAGTAGAATTACAGAAGTGTTAGCAGCAAAATATACCAGAGGCAACAAAAGTACTTGTTCTACCTCTGATATTATAGTATTAGATCATTAATAAAGATGCATCATTGTGCGCTGTGAGTAGCATTTTAATAGTTTGGAACTAGTTTAAGACTTCTATTCACTCTTACATACAATTAGGTTCAACCTGCAATCTGCTCTTTCCGAAAATGCATTTGAATAAATACACTTACTTTCCCTGCTGCATATGACTGGATTTTGTGGGACGAGTGCCAGCTGAAGTAATTTACAGTCTAGAGTGTGTTGAGGAATTCCACGCATGCCTGAATGCTCAATTAGCCGTAGCACTGCAAGCTCACTGTTATTCCACATTGCTTTGTTTAAACACAAActtgcttttatttcctctcttttcctgcaGAGCAACCAGCTCATCTAACTCTGCTGCTACACCCACCCTGTTTCAGCCCTGTTTCTGCACAGAGGACACTCGCCTCTGTCCCTCTGATGACGGCCAGCGTTACAGGTTTGGGTCTGATTCAAGCGGTTTCCACTGTAGAAACTGGCCGCAGGCATGCTTGACGCCTCCTGGCAGAGAGCCCACTATTGTGCCTTTGTGAATCATTTCTGTCCATGCTTTGAGTTCCTAACGTCAGGACAGCGTCAGGACAGCGTCAGGACAGCTGGAGCTCTGCggacacaaagactggaaactggaAACACTACTGTGACACCATTAAATATTTGAACATTCAAATTCTGTTAAATACCACAATATTTTAAATCTAAAGTACACAGAAAGGACAAAGACTTCTGTGTTAGAGGAACTGAAGTCGGAACTGCTGTTGGCTCTGCGGTGGCTTCACAGTTCAATTCGGGTCATGTCCCGCCAGGATtttcctccaaaccacaaaactTTGTTTCTTGTAGTCTGTAACTATTGTGATCTTGGCGACACTTGAGTGTGAATCTCCATCATTATCACTGCTGCTTGTGCAAACTATTTTAGCATCAGAACGACTGAGACGAACAGTTTAATGTACAGAaaccatttatttttatttttacaacacATGCATGAATTATCAAACACTTTTGATCTCAAAACACTGATTCCTTCTTATTTCTACGCAGTGCAAAACAATGCAATGAATGTATTCGAAACACTAATGGCACAAAGCAGATGTCACTCATGCGCAGTGTCAGCcgtaccataaagctggaaaTATGGAACAATGACGCAACTAGAAAACTGCGGGAAGCGAGTGCTCCAATGAGCTCATGTTTACGCCTGAAAAATGAATTGTCCATATTCATCTGAACGTGAATCACTTTGGTCACAGAGTGTGATTCGTGTCTTGGACCTTTGTACCTCATGACAGCTTACTGAGCACATGATCATCTACATAGTACAAAAGAAACCTTGTGCAGTGCAGAGGAGGTGGCCTGTAGTTTAAGATTTAAGTTACTCCCCTTGTTGTTTGCATGCAGGCAAATCCAAGCTTTTGTCATGAACACCTCTAAAGGTTAACTTCTAACTTGTGAAATAATATTTGGCCGGCTCCTCTCCACAACACAGGAATGAACAGAAAAGGTGCCACACAACATTGAGATCATATGTAAGGAAATGTACACTGAGTCTGGTACCGAGAGTCGACAGTTGATGCTCTGCAGCTCAAATAAAGGAAGCGGAGTCACTGAACGCCACTCAGTTCCTGCAGTTCTTTAGAAAAGCAGCTGTGCTAGGTTTTTAcatacagtgaaaataaacacGAGAATACTGAACATCTTGagttgaaaacaaaagcaaacattagAGGAGGTTAATGCTTCTTCCAGTGCAGGCTTCACAGTAGTCTTATACAGTACAGTTGATCCCCTTATAGCACTTTTTGTAGAGAAAATAGAGCCATTTTTTGAGCTTTACTGATCATCTTAAATGAATGGATTGTGACGGATTTAACAGCAGCTGTTGAAGCCCTGTTGAAGCCCTTGCAGCAAACTCCACTGAGGTCTGACCACgtgatgatttttattttcacacaaagTCTCTCATTCTTAAGATGAATACCAATGTCTGAGGCGAGGACTGGATTCCTCCCTCAGCCTTGAGAAACATAATCAGgccaaaatgtacaaaacaaaagcttCAATCTCACAAAACTGTCCTCAACAATTCTGGTGTAATGACTGAACCGGACATCTaggcctctctcctctcagggaAGATATTCAGCCCCAGCTCCACCAGCGCCCCCAGTAACATGGTCCACAGTGGTATGCACACAAACGTCAGCTTCACGTCGGCCAGCTTCTCCAGCTTGGCGCACAGCGTCAGGCAGAAGCCCAGCTTGAGCAGCATGGCCGTCAGGTACCAGGCACGCAGGCGCAGGTCCGGGGAGCCGTTGCGCGGGTCGTAGCCAGGCTTGCAGCGGCCTGCCATCTTGATGGCAAgcatgaggatgaggatgccGTCAAAGACCCAGACcgggaggaagatgaggaaccAGTTCCACTGCACCTGGacgaaggagagggagaaggtgaTTGAAGGTGATTGGTGAAGTGTGGTGGGTCATTTTCTAGGTCAGGTGAGAGGTTAATGATGAATTTTATGAATTCTGAGAGTAAAATGGGACTGATTGCAGTAAAGACactcattatttgcattaaatTGACTATTTAGCTATCTCGATTGAGGTGAACCTCCTGAAGAAATACTCTTAACTGATGATGTCAGCTGATGGGATGCAGGAGCTGAGAGAAATGGGGGGACTTATCAGAACAGACTGACAGGcattaaaagaggaaaaacattcaCCTTCCCGTCCAGTTTGAGTACGAGCATGATGAGGAAGACCAGGGTGAACACCCAGGTCAACAGAACCCTCTGAGCCAGAGACATCTCACTGACTGGAGACAGATCAGAGGAGGAAACCTGCAAACAGACGCTGGACAGAAGAGGTGAGGGACAGTCAGACActcacaatcacaatcaatGGACTATTTTAGGTTGAAAAGCGATATAATAGAACACACAGCAACGTTAAAATAGCTGCTGATGGCACTTAAAAACGTGCTATTGTTAGCTACATCAAACATCATGTGGCTGCAAATAGCTGGAGTCCGTTTTAAATGAagtttttttccattcatcGTCAGTTAGCTCGTGTTACAATGACAGCTAGCTTTTACAGCCCAATAGCATTTAGCTAACGGttggtgttttcatttcaaGGCAAAAACCCGACCTACTTCACTGTATTTCTAAGTCGGTGGCCTGCATGTTCGTCTCCCCTTCTGGCGCGCAACAAAATTCATACCGTTTcttgaaatatttcaaacagTTATCAACAGACGTATCCGTTATCGATAACAGACGGAGGGTTGTCAGGTCCGTTATCTCTGTTTGTCCCGCCCATCCTGGAAGCCCATTGGTCCTGGTTAGGCTCCGTCTAACCGTAAAGTTTTCGCAAAAGCGCAAACTTGTTGCAGGTTCTTTCTGTGCTTTCGGGCTACGTCCACTAGAGGTAAGTAAAGTTCTTTATATTCCTCCCGACGCCTGTGTTTATACAACATGTACCGTGCCACAACACAAAAGTGCGACATTTTGCTGTatcatgtttttgtgcttttcgGTTAATTTGTTGACTGGAGTGATATGTAAGCCCGCTatccttttcctttcctctttagTAACCGCCAGCGAGGTTTATCGGCTTACAAAAGTCATGGCGCGTTTATACGGGGCTTTACGGGCAGGGGGCTGAAgtagtatttttacagtgaaaGGGAAAAGCTACTGCTTGAAACATCGTTTAGCAGACACTCAGCATCTCTCCCAGACAGTGGACGAGGTTGGTTAGCCTGGTGCGGCGTCTATCACGTTCGGAAAGCGCATTTCGGCTGTTTGCGGGGACTCGCTGTTACGGAGGTAAGGCTGAGCggctgcacagtgtgtttggACAGCGGTTGTCAGGATTTGAGCATTGGGGTCAGCTGTGGGGGCTCTTTGTGCCCGCCGGTAGCTTAGCTAACTATGTAGCATGATATGAGctagcaggaggaggaggaggaggaggacagaccGTGTGAACTGAGCCGTGAAGACTGTCTGAAAACACCGTGGCTGCATCTACATGGAGGCTAGCTAGGAGGCTTTTCActgtctcacagagctgcacaggTCCGACCATTTATGGAGTGAaaggacacacagcagcttgaaGTACAGACCGCTTTGCTGTAGTGCAAACGACTGTATTGACTCACTTGACTCTGATGCACTTTAAGCCGTTGTATTATACTTACTATACTCcactcttctgctgctgtttctcatttTAAACAGTTTAATCCTTCCACTTCTACCAGAGCTCTAACCATTTACGCCAACAGGGCTGCAGCTAGTTATTGTTTTCATCGTCGATTAATCGACTAGTTTTGTGGTCTGTAAGAagtcagaaaatgttgaaaaacgtccgtcagtgtttcccaaagctcaAAATGATTTCCTCAAATGTCCTGATATTCAATTTGCTGCCCtagaggagtgaagaaaccagaggatattcacatttaagaagctggagtttcttcaaaaaaaaaatactcaagtTGATTAGTTGATTATTAAAACAGCTAAAGGGCCAGAGGTGCCATCTTTTCGAGGTTGTGACTTTTGTTTAGCCTGTCATGCACAAAGTACACTGATCATGAAACAGAGCATTTCCTGGGTTTCTTTTGTGAGGCGGTCATCCTTAAAGTATGGATGTCAGTGAAGGCGTCTTTTTCAGATTGcttgctctcacacacacctgtgtcagGCTCCAGGTGGTGCACCACCTTGGCTACACAGCCTCCTAAAGGAGAGCCTGCATGACAGATTAATCTGCCGATCGATGGTTTGTTTGACCTGTAAATTGTCAGGAAGTGGTGAAAAATGCAGAGGTTGGTGCTGAAGTTTTAGCTTCAGAGTCATATAAGATGAAGaagattttgcattttaaagccTGGAAGCTGAACTCGCCTCcaccatgtttccatcactttttttGTCATGCTGTACTCGTGTCACTCCACTTTGGCTGAACCCTGTGctctgctctcgctctctgctCTCTACTCTCTCATTCTGCTGTGTAACCAGTGTGGGGTCTCTACCTATCTTGTGTCCCTGAAGTCGAAACTGTTGCAGGCTTCAGCAGGCGGTCGGGCACCCAGTTTGGCAGGCTGTCTGATTATCCAACGTGGTTTGCCTTCCAGCCAGCCTGTCTGTTCCAGGGTCTGACTAACACTGTCATCACACACCCAGATTTTCCACTGCAATCATATTGTGACCCCTAAGTTCACCTTCCTCACCACTGTGAGAGTCCTATATGAATTTGTACTGTTAGTTTATAGCCAGGACAGTCAAATAAACCTCAAcgtgcattttttttgtttgtttatgaaaTATGGATTTCCTATGAAGCAGAATACGCCCATAAAGGCTGTAGAAGCGGAACAGATGAGACTTCGTTTGAGTAAATGATAGATCCTGACACCAGGAGAAACGACCAGCTGCAGCGTCgtctacagctgcagctgagagacACCAGTGTGTTTGGACTGTAGCCAATGATTTACTATGTCTGTTTCACCTGCAGGTAGTCAAGTATGCAGTCAGACATGTATGACAGCACTGCCTAATGTGACGTTTACTGTTTCTAAAGCTCAAACACATGGACTATCACTGCTGTGGTAAATCCCTACTTCCATTCAAATCACGGTCACAGTTTTGCATCTCAGGTAACATGGTGACGCTGATGCTCCAGATAAAAAATATTGTTAAAATATGGTTTTCGGTCTGGTATAAGAACCCctgaggtgcccttgagcaaggcactttAATGTAGCACAGTGGCAAACAACTGCTTGCAAGAGCACTCAGCAGAAGTCTGCAAACAGGCCCTGTGTTCGTTAGTTGTTGACAGATGGGAGGCGAGCTGCGAAATCACTGTCGCTGCATCTTGCACGTTGACGGGCGTCGTGTTACACCCAGCTGGCTCCTCCCCGGGGactctctgaacacacacctgcatgcacacacacctcgtGGATGGGACTGAACAGGGTGCGAGTCATTTGAGACACTGATTGATCGATTGTCAGTTTGGCCAGCAGTACTTGTTAGTCAAGCAGAAGTTCTGCAGCGTTCATGACCCGAATGTTAGTCAGTGCTGTGCGGCggtgtgtatttttatttgtatgcaCATGCATTTGCATACAGTGAATTGCAGTGGTTGAGTGACTGCCTGATTGAGCGTCTCAGTGTGTGTAATTGTAGCATCCACACACCCAGACTGCTGTCTATTGTCTGACGGTGCCCTCCTTTGTACCAtttgttcagtctttctctctttttgcatattctctctctccgtctgtccgtctcttTGAGTAGCGCTCAGACGACGCTGTGTGCATCGTGCAGCTCGAATCTGCCTGCAGAGCTGGTTACATCATCAGCTGCAATACAGTTACATCACACACTCGACCGCCGTATCTTCTCATGAGTGGCCTGCAGCGCGGCCATATATTTCGCAGCAAGGGAGCCGTTGCAGTATTGAGTGCAAGCAGAAAGGTCACAGAGAAAGGTCAAGTGGCAGTGCAGTCACAGGAGAAGTGCCTTGTTATGAGCTCAGCTGCGCCGCGGTGGAATGACAGGTTCTGTTAATGATAACGTGGGAATTGTATGGTAGGATGAGCCATTGCTGCTCAGGTACTAAGTCTGTAAAAGCAAGTGAGATGGGAAGTCATTTTGACTGCTTCATACAGCAGGAGGCGTTCTGACAAGTCACAGTAGGAAAAAGCACAGATGTGAATAATAAAAGTAAGGATGGCTATATTCCatgtagctgcttcagtttaGAGTCCTGGTACTGCGGTACATGCTGGCTCAGTGGGACACATGAGTAGAACACAGTCATGGTTAATATAATcggtaacacctgtgcttttcctgctatgactgATGTGAAAAAGACCCATTGAGACACTTCTAGAGAGCGATAGGTCAGGCTGTGATGTGCCTCGGACAGATTCGCTTTTTCCTaatgcaggtgttttgagttattCTGGCTGATTAGGCGCAGCCTGCACATGCCcacacagtctgcagaggaGGTCTGATCAGCCATGGGTGTTTACAGCCTATCTTGGTTTGGGTGATCTCCATGCTAAGTGTCGCCATGTTAAGTGTTTTTAAGGCCTTGTatggaaatgttgttttcttttattaattcTGTGAAAACCTGCCGAGCATTAACACATCAGGGGTGTGCGATGTGCAACGGTTTTGCCAAATCTCTACCCGTGGCCACATTTCTACCATCGCACGGCAGAAAGCAACATATCGCCCAACCATGTAACACGGGGATGTGACGAGAGGTCATGCTGAGCAGCTTTGCCCTGAGGAGCAGTGACTTTGAGTCTCAGGTTACCTGCCTTGTTAGCCTATCATTATCAGGAATACCGTTCTGCAGGATAATTGATGGTGACAAAGAAGACATGTTGGGAATGATTATGATGATTAAAGagaaagatgatgatgatggtgatgatgatggtggtcgGCCTCCTGACTTTCCAGAAGGGCTGCATTGTTAAAGAACCTTGACTGTTGGGATCCTTTCTGCCTGATGTTattcattactgtgtgtgtgtgtgtgcgcgtgcgtgcgtgcgtgcgtgcgtgtgtgtgtgtgtgaagctcagGAAGAGACACGCTGTTTTTAAGCCTCtttatgcacacacatcatgcaGGCACCAGCCAAAACCCAAAGCCcaaatcagacacacacacacacacacacacacacacacacacacacacacacacacacacacgcacacacgctgctgTCATTGCTTTGAATCTTGaccgtctctctctttgttgtcCAAATGTGCAGCTCCCGCCCTAATTTGGCTGTGAGGACGAAACACCAGTCAGCTGCACGGCCTAACTAGAGGTgagtgcagtctgtgtgtgtgtgtgtgtttgtgtgtttttgtgcatgtgcgcTCATTGTGTGTTTACTAGTGTGcagcctccccctcccccccacaactcaacatgttttgtttttgttacaacATTGCATGCTTCAACAACCCCTGTTCTGTTGCTGCGAGGGTGTcagctgtccacacacacacacacacacacacacacacacacacacacacacacacacacacacacacacacacacacacacacacacacacacacaccccagtgACCCTGCTCAGGCAGCTACAGTAGTTCATGAGTACCATTCATTATGTCTGcaagagaaaaggcaaaacAGGGAAAAAGGACATACTTCCCCtttgaggagaggaaagggctttttagagagtgtgtgtgtgtgtgtgtgtgtgtgtgtgtgtgtgtgtgtgtgtgtgtgtgtgtgtgtgtgtgtgtgtgtgtgtgtgtgtgctttttatgACTCAGTTCTTTCAGTTCACCTCTGGTTACTGGTTTCCTATCCAATAAATGTTATCAGCTTGTCCaccagtgtgttgtgttttcacacatttgacTAAACTGCCTCATGTGAGACACAAATATTACAAAGAATATTAAGCTTTGGAACAGATTAGAAAGATCTTTACCTGAGATGTTTTGCAAGGACGTCCCTGGATTAGGGTTTTTCAAAACCAGTTAGTGTGACATTTATGGTGCTCAATGCAAAATGTTCCTTTTGAGTCAAAGACCTCTGTGTGTACAGTTATGTTTAATCACTGTTATCTATTGAGGAAGGCACGTTTAAAGGCTGTGTGATGTAGGTGAGCTTGGATGCAAGGTTGCTTTCATTACACTATGATGATTTTTAGTGATCATTTCTGATAAGATGATTAGAAAACATCTGAGGTGTTTTGTTTGGAAGTTGCGTTTTATTTGCCGCGACGCATTTCACCTGATTTTAACCCCAAACTGGTCCGACTAATTTCGGAATCCAAGCCTTTGCTTGCGTGTTTGTCATTTCTCAGTTTATGGACGTCACAGCTGATTAATAACCGAGACGATCAATGATCCGGCTGATCTCTCACTGCTGGAATttctctcactgctgtgtttcaccATTACCACCATATTTCTGGTGGCTTATAAGTTCATGGGGGCTTTGTGTGTTGCTATATGATCAAGCCCTCTGTAGGTCAAGTGTTGGTGTTACTTGAGCTTGTCAGGGATTCACCCAACATGATGGAAAACCTGATCCCCCGTCCCCCCACCGCCCCTCCGTGTCACACACTCTCAGAATCCCCCTGACACCTTCAACCCCTCATCATCAATTGGGCAGCGTCGTATTTCCCACAGgcgcccaaacacacacacacacacgcgcgcttacttaaaaacacacacgtgcCCCCTCGGCTCAGCTCAGAGATGTAACCTGCGCCCGT from Chaetodon trifascialis isolate fChaTrf1 chromosome 22, fChaTrf1.hap1, whole genome shotgun sequence includes:
- the LOC139350579 gene encoding transmembrane protein 60-like, with amino-acid sequence MSLAQRVLLTWVFTLVFLIMLVLKLDGKVQWNWFLIFLPVWVFDGILILMLAIKMAGRCKPGYDPRNGSPDLRLRAWYLTAMLLKLGFCLTLCAKLEKLADVKLTFVCIPLWTMLLGALVELGLNIFPERREA